One Mercurialis annua linkage group LG3, ddMerAnnu1.2, whole genome shotgun sequence DNA window includes the following coding sequences:
- the LOC126674381 gene encoding NEP1-interacting protein-like 2, translating to MDVVLPHCSCTQFQSGSDPCHTCGGSTFLPIMETVVQFEGNRILDCVPKLVAGAISGALTGLFALAGAVTGAITGALAGRASDCGVLRGAGLGAIAGAVLSVEVLEASRAYWCLEQSGSRGPSSMADFVEELLRGRFVNDQFSPAILTAYHWQVSIPNLSSDEAHGEVASRGLSGDSLKKLPSHTLDEIKAKQTICCTICLQDIVKGETARTLPRCRHTFHLTCVDKWLIRHGSCPICRQDV from the exons ATGGATGTTGTTTTACCTCATTGCTCTTGTACCCAATTTCAATCTGGGTCGGATCCATGCCACACATGCGGTGGTTCGACCTTTTTGCCTATCATGGAAACTGTGGTTCAGTTTGAAGGTAATCGGATTCTTGATTGTGTTCCTAAATTGGTTGCTGGTGCCATTTCTGGTGCTCTCACGGGACTTTTTGCTCTTG CCGGAGCTGTCACAGGAGCTATTACAGGTGCATTAGCTGGCCGGGCTTCTGATTGTGGCGTTCTTCGAGGAGCGGGACTTGGGGCTATTGCTGGTGCTGTCCTTTCTGTTGAGGTTTTGGAGGCTTCTCGGGCTTACTGGTGTTTAGAACAATCTGGTTCTCGAGGTCCTTCGTCAATG GCAGATTTCGTTGAAGAGCTTCTCCGGGGAAGATTCGTAAATGACCAGTTTTCACCAGCAATTCTAACTGCATATCACTGGCAG GTAAGCATTCCGAACTTAAGTTCTGATGAAGCTCATGGTGAAGTTGCATCCAGAGGATTGTCAGGAGACTCACTTAAGAAATTGCCAAGTCATACCTTGGATGAAATCAAGGCAAAACAGACCATATGCTGCACCATATGTTTGCAG GATATTGTAAAAGGGGAAACTGCAAGGACTTTGCCCCGTTGCCGCCATACATTCCACCTAACGTGTGTAGACAAGTGGCTCATAAGACACGGGTCTTGCCCCATATGCAGGCAGGATGTTTAG
- the LOC126674380 gene encoding ribulose-phosphate 3-epimerase, chloroplastic, whose product MTSASFCSSTTQINGFGGGFTLQKTHLFNQPSSVTLSRRKIQTVVKATSRVDKFSKSDIIVSPSILSANFAKLGEQVKAVELAGCDWIHVDVMDGRFVPNITIGPLVVDALRPVTDLPLDVHLMIVEPEQRIPDFIKAGADIISVHCEQTSTIHLHRTVNEVKNLGAKAGVVLNPGTPLTAIEYVLDVVDLVLIMSVNPGFGGQSFIESQVKKISDLRRMCAEKGVNPWIEVDGGVGPKNAYKVIEAGANALVAGSAVFGAKDYAEAIKGIKTSKRPVAVPA is encoded by the exons ATGACTAGTGCTTCATTTTGTTCATCCACAACTCAGATCAATGGGTTTGGAGGAGGATTTACTCTCCAAAAAACTCATCTTTTTAACCAACCCAGTTCTGTTACTCTTTCAAG GAGAAAGATTCAAACTGTAGTGAAAGCAACATCTCGGGTTGATAAGTTCTCTAAAAGTGATATCATTGTTTCCCCATCCATTCTCTCTGCTAATTTCGCAAAGCTAGGGGAGCAG GTAAAAGCAGTGGAGCTGGCAGGTTGCGATTGGATTCATGTTGATGTTATGGATGGTCGTTTTGTTCCAAACATCACCATTGGACCTCTAGTGGTTGATGCTTTGCGTCCAGTGACAGATCTTCCTTTGGATGTGCATTTG ATGATTGTGGAACCTGAACAACGAATTCCAGATTTTATTAAGGCTGGAGCTGATATAATCAGTGTCCACTGCGAGCAGACTTCTACCATCCATTTGCATCGTACAGTAAATGAg GTAAAAAATCTTGGAGCTAAAGCTGGAGTTGTCTTGAACCCTGGTACCCCACTGACTGCAATAGAATATGTCCTTGATG TGGTTGATCTAGTCTTGATCATGTCCGTGAACCCTGGTTTTGGTGGACAAAGCTTTATTGAGAGTCAAGTAAAGAAAATCTCTGATTTGAGAAGAATGTGCGCAGAGAAG GGAGTAAATCCATGGATTGAGGTTGATGGTGGAGTTGGACCCAAGAATGCATATAAG GTTATCGAGGCTGGGGCTAATGCTTTAGTTGCTGGTTCAGCTGTATTTGGGGCTAAAGATTATGCAGAAG CTATAAAAGGTATTAAAACCAGCAAAAGGCCAGTGGCAGTACCggcataa
- the LOC126674372 gene encoding pentatricopeptide repeat-containing protein At5g61400: MFKLFPPKHCPIPTKSKFRFLTSLHSPSDLTTIILDSKTPEQAIDSFNSLLKQNSVNPTDNLHLYSAVIHFLTNAKVYTTARCLTKDLIQTLLRSCKPRRVSSLVFKALSQLHGSKFSPNVFGVLIIAFSETGHVDEALWVYRKLEAFPAVQACNGLLNGLVKRGRFETMWELYNDMVSRGLVPTVFTYNVLVDACCSQGDVLRARSLINEMTKKGIEPTVVIYTTLIRGLCYESKLMEAESMFRRMKELGVLPNLYTYNVLIDGYCKIANVKQALHLYQDMLNDGVLPNIMTFGILVDALCKLGELLAARTFFAQMAKFGVFPNVVVFNSLIDGHSKAGNHSIAVDLLLEMEKLKITPDVYTYSILIKDACSLGTVEEAEDLLKKMEKEGVPINSVIYNSLIDGYCKGSKMEKALEVCSQMTKKGIEPNIITFSTLINGYCRVGNMQTAMGLYSEMVIKSLVPDVVAFTALINGHCKNGNMKEAVWLYKHMLEARLSPNVFTVSCLIDGLCKAGRTSDAIKFFLEKTSNGPTGNQVNEMGDGFCSPNHVVYTSLIQALCKDGRIFKASKFFSDMRCSGLRPDALVYAVMLQGHLNAKHMADVMMLHADMIKMGIFPNEVICHILQKGYQENQYLKSAFWCSKDSTEVP, from the coding sequence atgtTCAAGCTATTCCCGCCAAAACACTGCCCGATCCCCACTAAATCCAAATTTAGATTTCTCACATCATTACATTCTCCCTCCGATCTCACAACTATAATTCTTGATTCCAAAACCCCTGAACAAGCCATTGACTctttcaattctcttttaaaacaaaactcagTGAACCCAACAGACAATCTTCACTTGTATTCTGCAGTAATCCATTTCTTAACAAATGCTAAAGTATACACTACCGCTAGGTGTTTGACAAAAGACCTCATCCAAACTTTGCTCCGCTCCTGCAAACCTCGCCGCGTTAGCTCATTGGTTTTCAAGGCTCTTAGTCAGTTACACGGATCCAAATTTAGTCCCAATGTGTTTGGAGTGTTGATCATTGCCTTTTCTGAGACAGGCCATGTTGATGAAGCTTTGTGGGTGTATCGAAAGCTTGAAGCTTTCCCTGCAGTGCAAGCGTGTAATGGGTTGTTAAATGGATTGGTTAAAAGGGGAAGGTTTGAAACCATGTGGGAGTTGTATAATGACATGGTATCGCGGGGGTTGGTTCCTACTGTTTTTACATATAATGTGTTGGTTGATGCTTGTTGTAGCCAAGGTGATGTTTTGAGAGCTAGGAGTTTGATTAACGAGATGACGAAGAAGGGGATTGAGCCAACGGTTGTGATTTACACAACTCTGATTCGCGGTCTTTGCTACGAGAGTAAGTTGATGGAAGCAGAAAGTATGTTCAGAAGAATGAAGGAATTGGGAGTTTTACCCAATTTGTATACTTATAATGTTTTGATAGATGGTTATTGCAAAATTGCTAATGTGAAACAAGCTCTTCACTTGTATCAAGACATGCTTAATGATGGAGTGCTGCCGAATATTATGACATTTGGTATATTAGTGGATGCGCTATGTAAATTGGGTGAGCTATTAGCAGCAAGAACCTTTTTTGCTCAGATGGCTAAGTTTGGTGTTTTTCCTAATGTGGTCGTGTTTAATAGTCTGATTGATGGGCACTCCAAGGCAGGAAACCACTCCATAGCTGTGGATTTGCTTTTGGAGATGGAAAAGCTTAAAATTACACCTGATGTTTACACTTACAGTATTCTTATTAAGGATGCATGTAGTCTAGGAACAGTAGAAGAGGCAGAGGATTTActgaaaaaaatggagaaagaAGGGGTTCCTATAAATTCTGTGATTTACAATTCACTCATTGATGGATACTGCAAGGGATCGAAAATGGAGAAGGCTTTGGAGGTATGTTCTCAGATGACAAAGAAGGGTATAGAACCAAACATCATCACTTTCTCTACGTTAATTAATGGTTACTGCAGGGTGGGAAATATGCAGACCGCCATGGGTTTATATTCCGAAATGGTAATTAAATCACTAGTACCGGATGTGGTTGCTTTCACAGCTTTAATCAATGGGCACTGCAAAAATGGCAACATGAAAGAGGCTGTCTGGCTATATAAGCATATGCTGGAGGCCCGTCTCAGTCCCAATGTTTTCACAGTTAGTTGCTTGATAGATGGCCTTTGCAAAGCTGGAAGGACATCTGATGCAATTAAATTTTTCTTAGAAAAGACTAGCAATGGCCCTACTGGCAATCAAGTAAATGAAATGGGCGATGGTTTTTGTTCTCCAAATCATGTGGTTTATACGTCTTTGATTCAAGCTTTGTGCAAGGATGGGCGGATTTTCAAAGCTAGTAAATTCTTCTCAGATATGAGATGCAGTGGCTTAAGACCTGATGCGCTGGTTTATGCAGTCATGTTACAAGGACATCTAAATGCCAAGCATATGGCTGATGTGATGATGTTGCATGCTGATATGATAAAGATGGGAATTTTTCCAAATGAAGTCATATGTCATATCTTACAAAAGGGTTATCAAGAAAATCAATACCTGAAGTCTGCTTTCTGGTGTTCTAAGGACTCGACAGAAGTTCCTTGA
- the LOC126674384 gene encoding calmodulin-binding protein 25 yields the protein MASPENLHPFLFRNAFPYSDETLTITKALQKSLSSSSAVSDTADYDFNPFLYLADAAAPPTPPTPSTSIPPPPKRCRISPAAKVTKRKSRASKKSQTTFITADPANFRQMVQQVTGVRFSSNPQFPVVPVLKPEAQRPGNRLYGAGGCLPTLDTSAVLLDHHQEHLKEQQVVGSGRGPVVGPVDFDAFSSFPTLESWKVM from the coding sequence ATGGCTTCACCTGAAAACTTACACCCGTTTCTTTTCCGAAACGCCTTCCCTTATTCCGACGAAACGTTAACCATCACCAAAGCCCTACAAAAATCCCTCTCCTCCTCCTCCGCCGTCTCCGACACCGCGGATTACGATTTCAATCCATTTCTTTACCTCGCCGACGCCGCCGCTCCTCCAACTCCTCCAACTCCGTCTACTTCTATTCCGCCTCCTCCCAAGCGTTGCCGGATTTCTCCCGCCGCGAAAGTCACCAAACGGAAATCACGCGCTTCTAAAAAATCTCAGACGACATTTATAACAGCCGATCCGGCTAATTTCAGACAGATGGTGCAGCAGGTGACCGGAGTTAGATTTAGTAGTAATCCTCAGTTCCCGGTTGTACCGGTGCTTAAGCCGGAGGCGCAGAGACCGGGGAACCGGTTGTACGGTGCGGGTGGTTGCTTGCCGACGTTAGATACGTCGGCGGTGTTGCTTGATCATCATCAGGAACACTTGAAGGAACAGCAGGTGGTTGGGAGTGGTCGTGGGCCTGTTGTTGGGCCTGTGGACTTTGATGCTTTTTCTAGCTTTCCTACTCTAGAGTCTTGGAAAGTTATGTGA
- the LOC126674376 gene encoding protein NEN1: MTMVSGQTEERSEIAFFDLETTVPTRTGQGFAILEFGAILVCSMKLVELRSYSTLVRPANPSLISPTSVRCNGITYDAVISAPSFSEIADTVYETLDGRIWAGHNIQRFDCVRIREAFAEIGRPPPESKGIIDTLALLTQKFGRRAGDMKMASLANYFGLGKQTHRSLDDVRMNLEVLKYCATVLFLESSLPDAFPEKSWISPNATTRSRKNGKSPLEEHSTSAEAPFSSSKFESISLGGVRAEGSHPIISLLTSVGSNTTPSDPFDMATLSNEINTDTVQKDVSMEERPLTEESSELPLSMTVPEAGSGDPGFLEPEEVSISSIRVSFVPLFHGIQRMVLLHENVSLQLCSPRLRVRFGLSTKFIDNAGRPRLSFVVDAPPSLCHVLDACDAMAQKFSVESGSSSDWKHVVDRRPGYANYPKMRLHIPTAVNENVAKYATELYQKDASGATQRLVFSKFDPAELDTWLIPGTFLDAYVALVPYDYQQNAGIRLVAQKLVIHQE; this comes from the exons ATGACAATGGTTTCGGGTCAAACCGAAGAAAGATCCGAAATCGCATTCTTCGACCTAGAAACCACAGTCCCGACCCGAACCGGACAAGGCTTCGCAATTCTTGAATTCGGAGCCATCCTCGTTTGCTCCATGAAACTAGTGGAGCTCCGTAGCTACTCCACTTTAGTCCGACCCGCCAACCCCTCTTTAATATCACCAACTTCCGTTCGATGCAACGGTATCACGTACGACGCCGTCATTTCTGCTCCGAGTTTTTCTGAAATTGCTGACACTGTTTATGAGACTCTTGACG GGAGGATATGGGCAGGGCATAATATACAGAGATTTGATTGTGTAAGAATAAGGGAAGCATTTGCTGAAATTGGAAGGCCACCACCTGAGAGTAAGGGTATTATCGACACTTTGGCTTTGCTGACTCAGAAATTTGGAAGAAGAGCTGGGGACATGAAG ATGGCCAGTCTTGCTAATTATTTTGGGCTTGGAAAGCAGACACATAG GAGTTTAGATGATGTTAGAATGAACCTTGAAGTTCTCAAATATTGTGCAACTGTTTTGTTCTTG GAGTCGAGTCTCCCTGATGCTTTTCCAGAAAAAAGCTGGATTTCACCTAATGCTACTACAAGAAGTCGTAAAAATGGGAAATCACCTTTGGAAGAGCATTCCACAAGCGCAGAAGCTCCCTTCTCAAGTTCAAAGTTTGAAAGTATTTCTCTCGGAGGTGTTAGAGCTGAGGGAAGCCATCCAATTATTTCTCTTCTGACAAGTGTTGGATCTAATACAACCCCATCAGATCCATTTGACATGGCAACTCTTAGCAATGAAATAAATACAGATACTGTCCAGAAAGATGTTTCCATGGAAGAAAGGCCCTTGACGGAGGAGTCTTCTGAGCTGCCTTTATCAATGACTGTCCCTGAAGCTGGCAGTGGCGATCCAGGGTTTTTAGAACCTGAGGAAGTTTCTATATCTTCTATTAGGGTATCTTTCGTTCCACTATTTCACGGGATTCAGAGAATGGTGTTGTTGCATGAGAATGTCAGTTTGCAGCTTTGTAGTCCTCGTTTAAGAGTGCGGTTTGGTTTAAGTACAAAGTTTATCGACAATGCTGGGAGACCACGGTTGAGTTTCGTGGTTGATGCACCTCCAAGTTTATGTCATGTTCTTGATGCATGTGATGCTATGGCTCAGAAATTCTCTGTGGAATCAGGTAGCAGCTCTGATTGGAAGCATGTTGTGGACAGAAGACCTGGCTATGCTAACTATCCTAAAATGAGACTCCA CATACCCACTGCAGTGAATGAAAATGTAGCTAAGTATGCAACCGAGTTATATCAGAAAGACGCTTCTGGAGCCACGCAAAGGCTTGTATTCAGCAAGTTCGATCCTGCAGAGCTCGATACCTGGCTCATTCCAGGGACCTTTCTAGACGCTTACGTCGCCTTAGTTCCGTATGACTATCAGCAGAATGCTGGCATCCGATTAGTTGCGCAAAAATTAGTCATCCATCAAGAGTAA
- the LOC126675497 gene encoding uncharacterized protein LOC126675497, with amino-acid sequence MGKAKDAGGKGKGKQAAASSDENASKGKGKAGKSDGLGTCTYVKARHILCEKQGKINEAYKKLQDGWLDNGDKVPPAEFAKVAAEYSECPSGKKGGDLGWFPRGKMAGPFQEVAFNTPVGATSAPFKSTHGYHVILSEGRKN; translated from the exons ATGGGTAAAGCAAAAGATGCGGGAGGCAAAGGAAAAGGGAAGCAAGCAGCAGCTTCTAGCGACGAGAATGCTTCAAAGGGCAAGGGGAAAGCTGGAAAATCAGATGGACTTGGAACTTGCACTTATGTCAAAG CAAGGCATATTTTATGCGAGAAGCAGGGCAAGATCAATGAAGCTTACAAGAAATTGCAAGATGGTTGGCTAGACAATGGAGACAAAGTACCGCCTGCTGAGTTTGCAAAG GTAGCAGCAGAATATTCAGAATGTCCTTCAGGAAAGAAGGGTGGAGACCTTGGATGGTTCCCACGCGGTAAGATGGCCGGCCCATTCCAAGAAGTCGCTTTCAACACGCCAGTTGGAGCCACGAGTGCACCATTTAAATCAAC TCATGGATATCACGTAATCTTATCCGAAGGAAGGAAGAATTGA